The following are encoded in a window of Oncorhynchus nerka isolate Pitt River unplaced genomic scaffold, Oner_Uvic_2.0 unplaced_scaffold_1010, whole genome shotgun sequence genomic DNA:
- the LOC135570249 gene encoding serine/threonine-protein phosphatase with EF-hands 1-like, producing the protein VITIFSASNYYEEGSNRGAYIKLGRELVPRFFQYQVSRNTRKLTLTQRVNVAEGSAVRAVQEKLFSHRSELMAAFQQYDTSNSGCISVSEWALVVESVVRLDLPWRTLRPRLARLAPDGSIDYQSCFEDMGPGQPIPQVTPNLAETLYRYRTDLEIIFNIMDKDHSGQISIEEFRQTWHLFSAHLGVEVDDRAIDELAKSIDFNKDGSIDFNEFLEAFRVVHKLDVKEHQQG; encoded by the exons GTGATCACCATTTTCTCTGCGTCTAACTACTATGAGGAGGGTAGTAACCGTGGAGCCTACATTAAACTGGGCAGAGAGCTGGTCCCTCGCTTCTTCCAGTACCAGGTCAGCAGGAATACCAGGAAACTCACCCTGACTCagag GGTGAATGTGGCAGAGGGTTCGGCTGTAAGGGCTGTACAGGAGAAGCTGTTTTCCCACCGCTCAGAACTCATGGCTGCCTTTCAGCAGTATGACACAAGTAACAGTG gctgtatctctgTCAGTGAGTGGGCCCTGGTGGTGGAGTCAGTTGTGAGACTGGACCTGCCCTGGAGGACTCTGCGCCCGCGCCTGGCACGGCTGGCACCAGATGGCAGCATCGACTACCAGTCCTGCTTCGAGGACATGGGCCCGGGACAACCCATACCCCAG GTCACTCCAAACTTGGCTGAAACTCTTTACAGGTATCGAACAGACCTTGAGATTATCTTCAACATCATGGACAAAGACCACTCTG GTCAGATATCCATCGAGGAGTTCCGTCAGACCTGGCATCTGTTTAGTGCTCACCTAGGTGTGGAGGTGGATGACCGGGCCATAGATGAACTGGCTAAGAGTATAGACTTCAACAAGGATGGTAGCATCGACTTCAACGAGTTCCTAGAGGCCTTCAGGGTGGTGCACAAACTGGATGTTAAGGAGCATCAGCAGGGCTGA